From one Acidobacteriota bacterium genomic stretch:
- a CDS encoding cytochrome P460 family protein has translation MIKRRLLIALIAITGLTAVTHLHAASNSEVAYPTGYREWTHVKSTLISPNAPTFRRSSGLHHVYANEKAMEGYRTGQFADGSVIVFDLLEVKENDGITTEGARRFIDVMEKDSKRFAATGGWGFEEFKGDSQTERALTAQAQTACYNCHLQKKERGFVFSVYRQ, from the coding sequence ATGATTAAACGACGACTCTTGATTGCACTGATAGCGATTACCGGTTTAACCGCCGTGACACACCTGCACGCGGCGTCCAATAGCGAAGTTGCTTATCCGACAGGCTACCGCGAGTGGACCCATGTGAAAAGCACTTTGATCAGCCCTAACGCTCCCACCTTCAGGCGTTCAAGCGGACTGCATCACGTTTACGCAAACGAAAAGGCGATGGAAGGTTACCGCACAGGGCAGTTCGCGGATGGCTCAGTCATCGTCTTTGACCTGCTCGAGGTCAAAGAGAACGACGGCATCACCACAGAAGGCGCGCGGCGATTTATTGATGTTATGGAAAAAGACAGTAAACGGTTTGCCGCAACCGGCGGCTGGGGTTTTGAAGAATTCAAAGGCGACAGTCAAACCGAGCGCGCCCTGACTGCACAAGCGCAAACTGCCTGTTACAACTGTCACCTACAGAAAAAAGAGCGCGGTTTCGTATTCAGCGTTTATCGCCAGTAA